A window of Brevibacterium ihuae contains these coding sequences:
- the dxr gene encoding 1-deoxy-D-xylulose-5-phosphate reductoisomerase has translation MNVRHISLIGSTGSVGTQAVDVALAEPDRFAVTSLAAGSNIGLLVEQAVRLGARRIGAAAPGDADAAEIRRLLDAEAARTGLPNRVEDIELGPAASERIAAGDADVVLNAVTGAIGLRSTLAALEAGTDVALANKESLIVGGPVVLAAAARTGARLIPVDSEHSAIAQALRAGRADEVRRLVITASGGPFRGMSRAELDSVTPAQALVHPTWNMGTVITTNSATLVNKGLEVIEAHLLFDIDYDRIDVVVHPQSQIHSMVEYVDGSTLAQVSPPDMRLPIAYALGTDRSGATRRVPGAAAPNDWTSPTTWTFEPVDREAFPALDLAYRAGRHGGTAPAVYNAANEVLVDAFHAGRITFGQIGDGIAAALDSLTGDGAQSVPGADRAESELTLETVLAADAAARAHARELVDR, from the coding sequence GTGAACGTTCGTCATATCAGTCTAATCGGGTCGACCGGTTCCGTGGGCACCCAGGCCGTCGATGTCGCGCTCGCCGAACCCGATCGCTTCGCCGTGACCTCACTCGCCGCCGGATCGAACATCGGACTGCTCGTCGAGCAGGCCGTGCGGCTGGGCGCCCGCCGGATCGGCGCCGCCGCCCCCGGGGACGCCGATGCCGCGGAGATCCGCCGCCTCCTCGACGCCGAGGCCGCCCGCACCGGACTGCCGAACCGGGTCGAGGACATCGAGCTCGGTCCCGCCGCGAGCGAGCGGATCGCCGCCGGCGACGCCGACGTCGTGCTCAACGCGGTGACCGGTGCGATCGGTTTGCGGAGCACGCTCGCCGCGCTCGAGGCCGGCACGGACGTCGCGCTCGCGAACAAGGAGTCGCTCATCGTCGGCGGCCCCGTCGTGCTCGCCGCCGCCGCGCGCACCGGCGCGCGCCTCATCCCGGTCGACAGCGAGCACTCCGCCATCGCGCAGGCGCTGCGCGCCGGCCGGGCGGATGAGGTCCGCCGCCTCGTCATCACCGCCTCGGGCGGGCCGTTCCGGGGGATGAGCCGGGCCGAGCTCGACTCCGTCACCCCGGCCCAGGCGCTCGTCCACCCGACGTGGAACATGGGCACCGTCATCACGACGAACTCCGCAACGCTCGTCAACAAAGGTCTCGAGGTCATCGAGGCACACCTCCTGTTCGACATCGACTACGACCGGATCGACGTCGTCGTCCACCCCCAGTCCCAGATCCATTCGATGGTCGAGTACGTCGACGGCTCGACGCTCGCCCAGGTGTCGCCCCCGGACATGCGGCTGCCGATCGCCTACGCGCTCGGCACCGATCGCTCCGGCGCGACCCGGCGCGTGCCCGGCGCCGCCGCGCCCAACGACTGGACCTCGCCGACGACGTGGACCTTCGAGCCGGTGGACCGGGAGGCGTTCCCCGCCCTCGACCTCGCGTACCGGGCCGGTCGCCACGGCGGCACCGCGCCGGCGGTGTACAACGCCGCGAACGAAGTCCTCGTCGACGCCTTCCACGCCGGCCGGATCACGTTCGGGCAGATCGGCGACGGGATCGCCGCCGCGCTCGACTCTCTCACCGGCGACGGCGCGCAGTCCGTGCCCGGCGCCGACCGGGCCGAATCCGAGCTCACCCTCGAGACCGTGCTCGCCGCGGACGCCGCCGCCCGCGCCCATGCCCGAGAGCTCGTCGACCGGTGA